The genomic stretch acataggcacgagggttcgaatcctccgcgagcatacttatttattccTTTTGCCTTAGGACATTTcctccattcatctccatgatgcatccatattctaccttcattcacttcatgcGATATgcctattctttgagccaaatataCTATCTTTATGCTCCAtcttgcgtcaccttgtgaaccaagagctgTTTGGATCGCCCCCAAAtacttaattctctttgttttcggCTATCCCATATAGTGGCAGCCCAAATAGTCCACATATCGGTCAACACCaattttactcttgggttcatactttaccccttgttggagttcaaatcatattaTTCTTTGGTTTAtaccatactttgatcacaacttctttcatctcccaccactagttctttgaactatggagctctgaattcctcattgcactatgaagatacgtaggcatgagggccctaatcctcaccgagcactttatctatttcttttcttttcccttattctttcgtgagtaatctttagatataacacctattcgagcatgaataatcaaaacggttcccatggagcACCATGAatgtaaggggtgctaataccttccccttgcataaccgacttccttacccaatatatctctttcccccaggttttatcgatgttttccctttccttcgggaataaataaagtttgatgacGACTCTGTAGTATGTTCGAACGTGCGATACGTTCCAGTATATTTTCGTTAGCTTCAACTACCAATATCAAATAGTGGCTAACAGTAGCCAACCAACCAACAAGAGTAAAAAAAATCAGATTCTACACTCCAATACAAGCAAACAACCAAATTACACAAGTTACATGTGCATGACTACCATGGGCGTCATGGCATGACACCTGTCATGAACCTGAGCACAATGACTACCATGAGCGTCATGACATGACTACCATGGACGCCATGAACATTCAGAATGTCAAAAACACATTTTCATTAATGAAGATCAAAGTAAACTCCCATTCTTTCACCCTTAGTCGTCAAAATCAGCAAAAAGTAATACatatatgacatatattcatcCATATCATATTATTTTCACGGTTTAGCACATTTAATCCATTAATCCCTCAAAATCATATTTATCCCAAAACTTTCAAAATCCTCAAACATGGTGGAAAACATCAATATctaaaaacagaaaataataCACATATATGCGCACGAAATTCATCATTAAAACAACCAATAACATCAAACATCATAAACATTCAGAATTAATCACATCCCAATTGGTCCAAAGAGAGTAAATGACCTCTCATCTTTATTCGTCATGCAATACACCTAGATTAGTAGCCTTTTCtcccccttaccttagatttcCCGCAATGACATTGAATTGAACAATTTCTACGAGTCCCTCTTTCCAATCTTAACTCTCCTTCCCAAAAACTCTTGGTTCCTCTTTGCCTTTTGTTTTACTGTATTGTTAGATTTCTCTAAAAACCTAACCTCTCTCCCAACTTTTAGAATATATAGTGTTTCTAAATTACCGTTTTTGCCCAACTCATTACTAGTTTCTCTACTCTTTCCACACATTTTCTCCCCCAAAATCctattttactattttattttattaattcaaataaaatactatttattctaataattaattaaaattctaattaattctaAACAACTATACCAAACTCTTAGTCACTCACCATATACCCCTACCACAAGAATACTTACCTCCACAATCACGAAACAAGTAATTAAGTCACCCAAAAAGgcataattaaataaaataaaaaatatctaACGAAAATGGGGTGTACACCAATAATTATTTCAACTTGTGACACTTTAATCATGAaacacaaataaaataaaaagttaTTAAGTTCTATTTTGTTTTTATAGAACTCGTTGAAAAAATTGACTATCCATGTTTAATTGTTTCGCATTGACCTAACCATTTAACTAAGATCATTCTGACGAGTGGTGTTCAAATCTAAACCGATTCAAATAAAAATCACAAACAAATAAAGAATCATAAATAAATCAAACATTAGTGAATGTGTTTGAATACTCTTTTATAAAAATCATTTAGATCCGATCAAAATTTGAACTATTTTTTCAAAACCTATTCAACCAAACCGCATGCATATATTTTAATACTTATTTATATTTATCAACATCATATATTGTGTTAATTATTATTCATtaatttttaatttgtttttaataCTATTTATTAGTTTAATTTAATCTATTTATCTGTAATACTTAATTTACTTCAAACATAATAGAATATtttcatttattattattattattattaattttaatatattatatattatatattacatcaaaaatattatttgatatatttttataatattataatttataatttacGATAAAATTTATATGTTTGACTTTTACCGTACGTAAAAAAAAGTTTTACTTTTTGTAAGTGCAGTGTGGGTATTATTACTACAGAAATGCTATAATGACACCATGTTTGACATATACACCGTATATTTATACTATTCAATATACACTTTccatttttttaattatatttagATACATTGGGATTTGTGCCAACTTATAATTGATTTCATCAGCTACGGTGTACATGATACGGTGTTATAATTTTGGTGTAAACATAGCATATCTGTTATTACTATTAGGTTGTTGATCTCAATCAGAATATGAGATAAGAGGATAGATAGACGGTTTGATATATAAGGAAACTCGTCCTCATCGAAAAGCTAGTTGAGGCTTACATCATTGAATCCTACCTCTCAGTCACGCATGTACTCCTACTACTAGTACACAAACATAACTTAACTCAAATTCTCTCTCTTAAGTAACCtcttcaaaaaaaaaatcaaaacaaaacgAAAGGAGAAACCCTTGCGTTGTTCACTTCATTTCAGGTACTCCACTCTATCCTTCTTTCCCCAATTCAAAAAAACACTCTActctctctttttctccttcttcaATTTCCCACTCGAAATTCCAGAACCTTCTCCAATGACTGACCCTTCCGAAGAAGCTGCTTACATCGAGAAGCTCTATGAATACGGCGAGCAACTCAATAGTGCCAAAGACAAATCTCAGGTCACTCTCTCACCTCTATATGAATCTTTCATtctatctttttatatatttatttagGGTTTTACATTTTCGTTTTCAATTAGGGTTTTTGTTTGATTTTCGGCTTTCTTTCGCAGAACGTCAAGGATTATCAGGGAATCATAGATGCAGCTAAGACAAGTGTTAAGGCGAAGCAGCTCGCCGCACAGCTCATTCCGAAGTTCTTCAAGTTCTTCCCTGAACTCTCTGGTCCAGCACTTGATGCTCATCTTGATTTGGTTGAGGCTGAAGAACTTGGGGTATGTTATGTGTGAAGTGTGATCCACAGAGAATGTGTATATATATAATTAGAGGCATATGCTACAATTTTGTAATTTTGTTCTTGGTTAAAGAACAGTGTGTTTTTGTCTTTAAAGCAAAGATTTGTATTATAAGTATGAAGATAACATGGTGAATGAGATTCAGAAGTTATTCTAGCATATATTGGTTGTTCTGCTTTCTCTGTAGTTTATTTGTATGTGCTCTGAGGTTCGTATTTTTACAATTTTTTTCTGTTGCTGTCCAGGTTCGGGTGCAAGCGATAAGAGGATTGCCTCTTTTCTGCAAGGATACACCTGAGAATATTGGAAAAATGGTCGATATTCTTGTGCAAATTCTTGGGTCTGGTAAGCTTTGGTTTCTTAAGATGTTGCATTCTTGAGAGTAAGGTCTTGATTCTGATGTCTTTCTTTTTTTATTTGAATCATTTAGAGGAGTTTGTGGAGCGTGACGCAGTGCATAAGGCTCTTATGTCTCTGCTGAGGCAGGATGTGAAAGgtaattttaattttttaatgtCAAGTGTAGAAAGACTGTGGTTGTTAAATGCTATGTTTCAAATAATGTTAAGGATCTTTAATCCGTAAATGTTTCTTATTTTGTCGTAAGCCATTATGATAAATTCTGAGCTGTGTGTTGTATATGGTTGGGTAAGAAAATTATACCAGTACAACATAAACTTTAGCTACATATTGGTGTCTTAATCTTCTTGATTGTTTAGTCTTTTTCTTAAGATCAGAGGCAAAGCTTGGTAGTTGCATAGGATTAGGAATGTCACAGCCGGACTGCCCCCTCAAACATTTTAAAATTATGTACCTATCATGGCTGCTTGCTCCTCGAAGCCAAAGCCCCCCAAAAAGCTACCTTTTCAGTTTTCTGATAATTTATACAGTCTCTGCTTCTAGTTTTTATGTATAGATTTATATGGAATATTTATGAAACCAAAGAGCTGATAGTGTTAGCATATTTCTGTGTAATAATTTACGAAATATCTTTGCAAATAGTTGGCTTAAGAAAAATAATGATTGATTTCCTGTTGATGAATGTTAAactaaaatataaaaatataagTGTTTAGAACTTTCGATAAAATTTctaaaaattatttatttatttattttacttaaTCTGGCTCCCCCAAATTTTTAGTTCAAGCAATGCCACTGCTTAAGATTATAGTTCATGTCATTTACTCGTGCTACAACTTTAACCCTTGCAGTGGCAAACATACTGGCCAACCCATCTTAGATCCATATAAAATAGATAAAAGAGAGGGTCAATCTAACAATGATCTTACTTATCTAGCACCTGTTTAGTGTGCATTGCATTTTCATTTAACAAATAGTTTTTTTGTGGAAGATGTTGGTTTTGCAATGGGCTGAGCCTTCTTGATATATCTAGCATTGAATAGTTTGCTATATAATAAATTACTTATATATTTGAGGTGTTTTTCATCATTCCAGTATAGATGATCTCCTGCAGCTTGTTAATATGGTGACTGGTGAGGGGCCATTAGGTGGTAGTTAAACTTGAAACATTTGATTTGAACCTTGGTACAGGAATGATATTAACTGTGGAAGTCCAACAGTTTTGTAACTGATACTTGCCAAACTGATGCCTGCCTAGTTAAGGCTTATAGCCTAGAAGCctttttttttgttgttgttgttactTATCCCAAAACATATTTTATAGATTCTGGACATAGTACTGTTGCATTTTGGGTTTTTCCTTATAATAATAGTATAATTGTGAATGCAGCTTCTTTGACAGCTTTGTTTAAGCACATTCGTGGCAGTGATGAAGAGCCAAATACGGATGATGTTATTCGTGAGAAGGTTATAAACTTTGTTAGAGATAAGGTGAGAAACCATGTGTTTTGTTATAATTATTAATTATCGTGGTCCCTTATTTTGTTGTATCTTTAATATAGAAATGATTACCTAATTCTAAATATCTTCAATATAGGTCTTCCCTATTAAAGCTGAACTGTTGAAGCCCCAGGAGGAAATGGAAAGACACATAACCGATCTAATAAAAAATGTATTCACAATTGCCTCAATTTGTTTTTTACGAGTTCATTTGTTGATTTATTAGTGTCTAATTTCTTGCAACATAATTAAGATTGAtgtatgttgttgttgcatttcATTTCAGAGTTTAGAAGATGTAACTGGTATAGAATTTCGAATGTTTATGGATTTCTTGAAGAGTTTGAGCCTATTTGGAGAAAAGGCTCCAGCTGAGCGGATGAAAGAGTTGATTGAAATCATTGAAGGACAAGCTGATTTAGGTTCACCGTTCAATGTGATTACTCAatttctttcttttgtttttgttttatatGCGAAAAGAGTCTGTTCTATATTAGTGAAGGATTCACATGATTTTAGACTTCTATTCTGGCAAATAAAAGGTAAAGCTGTGCAAATAAATTTTGAGGGTATCATGTTATTTACTTACTTTTTGTTTAACGGGTGATTTGTAGGTTGCTGATGCAGGTCATACAGATCATATTGATAGATTGATATCATGCCTTCACATGGCACTTCCAATTGTCATGGTAAGAACTGTTAATACTGTTTATCTTTTCTCatattcatttgtttgatttttcTTCAACTAACTCAATTTTTTCGTGCAGAGGGGTGCTTCTAGCAGCAAATTTATTAACTTCATAAACAGTTATATAATTCCTGTTTTTGACCAGGTAATTAGATCATTTAGTTTGAATCATTAGTTTTTGCTTGAATATTTGAGTTTTCTTGTTTGTTTGGGTTTACAAAATGTTGGTTTTCTTCATGCATAATTGAATAAGTTTTTTATTGTTATATTTGTATATATGCTCAACTTTGTGCGGTTTGACTATTAAACACAAAGGTTAACATTTTTTTGAGGATTAAGGGTGGCCTAGTGGGCAGTATGATGCATCTAATACTGTGGGGTGGGGTCTATGAAGTATCAGATGCATGCTGAATCTTTACCCAATAAGCAGAGAAACTGTTTTTGCTGGTGATGCACAGATACATTGAGTACTTGATACATTATTTATCCAATACAAGAATATGACTGTTCTTGGAAAACTTAGGATATGATATACCTAAGACACATAGATATAGACATGTATAAACATATCATAAACCATCATAATTATATAATTGCAATTCCAAAAATTCAAACTAAGATTCTCCATAGACATTCTTTTATATAATAAAACAAGTATATGGTCCTACTAGGATGCAGAAAAATATGCTATAAACTTTTAAAACCACAAATATGTAACAACCTAAAGATGAAAAAAAAGCCTCACTTTTTACTGAAATGCTGATAGTTACGAAAGCAACGGCCCATGTATTCCATCAGAGGCATCCAATTTTTTTGACCTGGATACAGCATAGGCATCATATAAGTATCCAGAACCATTGATATTAGATACGTATCCAAATTAAAACAATTGATATATGCAGAAAACATAACATGGTACTCCCATCGGAATGAACTAAAGCAAAAATTGATCAAATTACACATATTAAGAAACATAGTTGATCACGTTTAATCTATGCAATCCCATTAAAAAATAAAGTCTATTGTCTAATTTACCTTTCACGACTAATAAATTGGGTCATTATTAATATAACAAGTTATTAAACGAGGGGTATTTTAGAAATACAATCATATTATAAAACAAGAGATACTATCATTAAAAAGGAGAGGAGTTAATATTTGCTTATGTTTTCATttcataaaaacaaaaaatatgaCAAAAATTTTGCTTATTTCATTCCGAATGGAGTATATCCTATTTGAACTTCAAAATAAACTCAAGAAGTTCAATTGTTAGACAAAGTTCAAGTGTTCAGCCCTTCAAAAAATCATAATCGAACTACACTTCGTGCTCATTCATCATCCATAAGCAGTGTTTTTAAAACCCATAGATGGTTCAGTCCACCTATTTGAACTTCAAAATAACTCTAAGAAGTCATAAATCAAAATGGCAGAAGTGTCTGGTTAGACCAAGTTCAAGTGTTCAGCCCTTGAAAAAATCATAATCGAACGACACTTCGGGCTCATTCATCATTCCTGAGCAGTGTTTTTAAACCCCATAAATGGTTCGGTCCACTTATTCAATCAGATGCACATTTGACTCAGATCTGATGTCATTAAAATGACCTAAATAGTTCAGAAGTCAGAACCCGTAAGCACGGTGACCTAGTGTTAATCTTCTACTGCCTTATTGTAGTGTGCAACAGTTCCCACACATTCTGCAATGTCCCACAGTCCACATACAAATAGAATTGCGCTCTTTCCCAAAATAACACATCCACCCGCACTTGAAATTAAATGGCAGACAAAAGTTTCCAATGCAACACACACACTTTGTACTTCAAACTATGTGAATTTGATAGGCGCATCAGCGGGGATTGGACCAAGAAATGATGATTACAAACTGATACATTACAGGAATATTTGTGAAGTCTTTAAGTGAGGTCTTTTGTTGAAAAAACTTAGTATAATGATTTTATTTCTGTCAGCTTCCTGGAGAACGAAAAGTAGATTTGCTCAGAAACCTTGCAGAGTTCTCACCTTTCACAACACCACAAGATTCACGGCAAATGCTTCCTTCTATTGTTCAGTTGCTGAAGGTAAACATTTCTTAAAGAATGGCATGATTGACAGACATCAATGTGCTGTATTATATAACCATATCAATTTATTGTTTATTTGTTCTTGTTTATGCTGTTATCTGGATGTTCAGAGAACATTGTTAACTAGCTTCAGTGGAATTTTGATGTGGATAGCTTGATTTAGTCTTggcttcatttttattttttttttaaattaaaaggATGCTATTAAGGCGTGCGGGTCTATCTTGTATATTTTAAGTCATAATTTATTCATCAAATTTGGCTCTGTTCCTGCTCATCATCTGCAGCATTATATTGTTGAGTTGAACAATGTTCAATCCCCAAAATATTTGATTTACATTGATATAGTCCTTCAAATTCACTTGAATCAATTGATCACATAAATATCCAAAATTTGATTATTTAAGTCCAGTTATGGATTAAATTATTATTGTTATGAACCAAAGTTTTTGAAGGCAATATTCCAAATTAATTGACTTGAACTTATAGTGGTATAATTAACTGTTAATAATCATTGAAGGATTGCATTCAAATTTAAGCACAATATCTCAGATCAATACATCAATTTTTTCTTTACTTCCTATAAGCTGTGCGCTTTTCTCTTTTCAGAAATACATGACTTGGAAGAAGACCGGAGAAGAGATGAATTTTACATATGTTGAATGCTTGTTGTACACATTTCATCACCTTGCTCACAAGGTAAACCTTTGTCATAGCAGTAAGAAAATATCAAGCTGTTGCGAGTAACTTATATTTACAACATGATTGAACTTGTTTGTTATATAGGTTCCTAATGCCACCAATAGTTTATGTGGTTACAAAATTGTTACCGGTCAGCCATCTGATAGGCTTGGAGAAGACTTTTCAGAGCATTATTCTGATTTTACTGAGAGGTATTGACTTTCttttggtgtgtgtgtgtgtgtgtgtgtgtgtgtatatatatatatatgtatatatatatatatatatgtatatatatatatatatatatatatatatatatatatatatatatatatatatatatatatatatatatatatatatatatattgcagGTGTCCGACACGGACACAAACACATGCATGATATTAGTATAATCAAACTTTTATTGCAAGTGTAAATTAGGTAAAAATGTAGTATTTCATTATTTACTAGGGTTAC from Lathyrus oleraceus cultivar Zhongwan6 chromosome 7, CAAS_Psat_ZW6_1.0, whole genome shotgun sequence encodes the following:
- the LOC127100521 gene encoding apoptosis inhibitor 5-like protein API5, with product MTDPSEEAAYIEKLYEYGEQLNSAKDKSQNVKDYQGIIDAAKTSVKAKQLAAQLIPKFFKFFPELSGPALDAHLDLVEAEELGVRVQAIRGLPLFCKDTPENIGKMVDILVQILGSEEFVERDAVHKALMSLLRQDVKASLTALFKHIRGSDEEPNTDDVIREKVINFVRDKVFPIKAELLKPQEEMERHITDLIKNSLEDVTGIEFRMFMDFLKSLSLFGEKAPAERMKELIEIIEGQADLGSPFNVADAGHTDHIDRLISCLHMALPIVMRGASSSKFINFINSYIIPVFDQLPGERKVDLLRNLAEFSPFTTPQDSRQMLPSIVQLLKKYMTWKKTGEEMNFTYVECLLYTFHHLAHKVPNATNSLCGYKIVTGQPSDRLGEDFSEHYSDFTERLKNVEEFTRATIKKLTQGMAENNKSMANAKTDEEKEKIKTKKQNATTGLRTCNNILTMTKPLHAKAPSFIGDKRINLSWKEAPKSASTTVQAVGAKRPATAGNGSNNIALKKGRGSGGVQNQLVNRAIGGISGGGRGILSGGGRGRVSGGGRGGTRGRGWGGRGRGSGRGRGRGYW